One window of Deltaproteobacteria bacterium genomic DNA carries:
- a CDS encoding LLM class flavin-dependent oxidoreductase: protein MKVGIQNVFPAHKDYTDRDMYKHETRLLIDAEGMGFDIIWPVEHHFFDYSICPDNMQYLSYIAARTERMELGTGAIILPWNNPMRVVEKMVLLDHLSDGRAVLGLGRGLSRREYAGFGVDMAEARDRFNEAAAIVVQGLETGVVEANTKYYQQARVEIRPRPFKSFKGRRYMVCMSPESFSVAASLGLGSMMFSQTAWEKMAPQLEAYRAEYRQHNHGEEAPPISIVDFVACFPTRKKAEEVARRGITGYYWSLMEHYRMDDAANFATTGASYQHYAKAAEQINAAGHAAVIEEFISSNLWGTPDMIAAALRHRREVIGDFEVNGAFSYDGTPYADVEENMRLFAKEVAPEIKGWQPRTRRQPVDVRPAAAAALAK, encoded by the coding sequence ATGAAAGTAGGTATCCAAAACGTTTTTCCAGCGCACAAGGATTACACCGATCGCGACATGTACAAACATGAAACGCGCTTGCTCATCGATGCCGAAGGCATGGGGTTCGATATCATTTGGCCGGTCGAGCATCACTTCTTCGATTACTCGATATGCCCGGACAACATGCAATACCTCAGCTACATCGCCGCCCGCACCGAACGCATGGAACTCGGTACCGGGGCCATCATCCTGCCCTGGAACAATCCCATGCGGGTGGTTGAGAAGATGGTCCTCCTCGATCACTTGTCTGATGGGCGCGCGGTCCTCGGCCTTGGGCGCGGGCTGTCGCGACGGGAATACGCCGGGTTCGGCGTGGACATGGCCGAAGCGCGCGACCGGTTTAATGAAGCCGCCGCCATCGTCGTGCAGGGGTTAGAGACCGGCGTCGTCGAAGCCAATACCAAGTACTACCAGCAAGCGCGCGTGGAGATTCGCCCGCGTCCGTTCAAGAGCTTCAAGGGCCGCCGCTACATGGTGTGTATGTCGCCAGAGTCCTTTTCGGTCGCCGCGTCGCTCGGACTCGGGTCGATGATGTTCTCGCAAACGGCGTGGGAGAAAATGGCACCGCAGCTCGAAGCGTACCGGGCCGAGTACCGCCAGCATAACCATGGCGAAGAAGCGCCGCCGATCAGCATCGTGGACTTTGTGGCGTGTTTCCCCACGCGCAAGAAGGCCGAAGAGGTCGCGCGTCGCGGCATTACCGGCTACTACTGGTCGCTGATGGAGCATTATCGCATGGACGACGCCGCCAACTTCGCCACGACCGGAGCCTCGTACCAGCACTACGCCAAGGCGGCCGAGCAGATCAACGCTGCCGGGCACGCTGCCGTCATCGAGGAATTCATCAGCTCGAACCTATGGGGCACGCCTGACATGATCGCAGCGGCCCTGCGCCATCGCCGCGAGGTGATTGGCGATTTCGAGGTCAACGGCGCGTTCAGCTATGACGGCACGCCGTACGCCGACGTAGAAGAGAACATGCGCCTCTTCGCCAAGGAAGTCGCGCCGGAGATCAAGGGCTGGCAACCTCGTACCCGTCGTCAGCCTGTTGATGTTCGCCCTGCTGCCGCAGCTGCGTTGGCGAAGTAG
- a CDS encoding NAD(P)/FAD-dependent oxidoreductase: MQEQHTTNGHGEAQRFAEAISTANIPTLLMVLVQLTGELHWLEEPYQIARARGMNDNDTGGLPEPLQAKVRKAALDAILAWRAGRPVAIPEPSQELRRKMLSWAVAEAVPTEYDPIIAADLPLAQNDVAEKLPVPDGFAVLIIGAGVSGLCAAIKLQQAGVPFTILEKSTTLGGIWRDNRYPGAGVDTPNHLYSYTFAPYDWTMYFALRDELHAYLEHVAEKFNLRPHIRFETEVKSADYDNETQQWKVAVRRADGARETLQSNILISAVGIFNPVKMPDIKGLERFAGPRFHTAEWPAEVDLTGKRVAMIGNGASAMQTGPEIQHIVKSLTIFQRSPHWVAPNEQFRKPIPEAMRFLLREVPLYRAWYRVRLAWTFGDRVHATLQKDPNWPYADRSLNKANDSHRGYFTQYIVSEIGDKTELLDQVVPTYPPFGKRMLMDNGWYRMLRNEKVKLVADPIVEIGPDRVITKDGTEHEADVLIVATGFDVLRFLTAFEMRGRSGRRLRDVWEDDNAKAYLGMTIPDFPNFFCMYGPNLQPGHGGSLIFVVEMQMRYIMDVLKKMLTQGLGAVECRQDVHDAYNERIDELHANMVWTHPGMETYYRNARGRIVVNSPYRNATYYEMTRTANLGDFVVEPRQS, encoded by the coding sequence ATGCAAGAGCAACACACCACGAACGGCCACGGGGAAGCGCAGCGCTTCGCCGAAGCGATCTCGACGGCAAACATCCCGACACTTCTGATGGTGTTGGTACAGCTGACCGGGGAACTGCACTGGTTGGAGGAGCCGTACCAGATCGCGCGCGCCCGAGGCATGAATGACAACGACACCGGCGGGCTGCCGGAGCCGCTTCAGGCCAAGGTCCGTAAAGCGGCGCTTGATGCCATCTTGGCTTGGCGAGCCGGTCGTCCGGTGGCAATTCCCGAGCCCTCTCAGGAACTGCGGCGCAAGATGCTGAGCTGGGCGGTGGCGGAGGCAGTTCCCACCGAATACGACCCGATCATCGCGGCAGATCTTCCTTTGGCTCAAAACGACGTCGCAGAGAAGCTCCCTGTCCCGGACGGCTTTGCCGTCCTCATCATCGGGGCCGGGGTCTCGGGCTTGTGCGCGGCGATCAAGCTCCAGCAGGCCGGCGTCCCCTTCACCATCCTGGAAAAGAGCACGACGTTGGGAGGGATCTGGCGAGACAATCGCTATCCCGGCGCGGGTGTCGATACCCCCAACCATCTCTACTCGTATACGTTTGCCCCTTACGACTGGACGATGTATTTCGCGCTACGCGACGAACTCCACGCCTATCTGGAACATGTCGCCGAGAAGTTCAACCTGCGACCGCACATCCGCTTCGAGACCGAGGTCAAGTCAGCTGACTACGACAATGAGACCCAACAGTGGAAGGTTGCCGTTCGGCGCGCAGACGGTGCGCGCGAGACGCTACAATCCAACATCCTCATCAGTGCGGTGGGGATCTTCAACCCGGTCAAGATGCCCGACATTAAAGGGCTCGAGCGCTTCGCGGGGCCGCGTTTTCACACGGCGGAATGGCCGGCCGAGGTCGATCTCACGGGAAAGCGGGTGGCGATGATCGGCAACGGCGCGAGCGCCATGCAGACCGGTCCCGAGATTCAGCACATTGTCAAGTCGCTCACGATCTTCCAACGGTCGCCACATTGGGTGGCGCCCAATGAGCAATTCCGCAAGCCGATCCCGGAAGCGATGCGCTTCCTGCTGCGCGAGGTGCCGCTCTATCGGGCGTGGTACCGGGTACGCCTCGCGTGGACGTTTGGCGACCGGGTCCACGCGACCCTACAGAAGGACCCCAACTGGCCGTACGCCGACCGGTCGCTGAACAAAGCCAACGACTCGCATCGCGGCTACTTCACGCAGTACATCGTCTCGGAGATCGGCGACAAGACCGAACTGCTAGATCAAGTCGTTCCCACCTACCCGCCGTTCGGCAAACGCATGCTGATGGACAACGGCTGGTACCGCATGCTGCGCAACGAGAAGGTGAAACTCGTGGCCGACCCCATCGTCGAGATCGGCCCTGATCGAGTCATCACCAAAGATGGCACGGAGCACGAAGCTGATGTGCTAATCGTAGCCACCGGGTTCGACGTCTTACGCTTCCTCACGGCCTTCGAGATGCGAGGTCGCTCGGGTCGCAGGCTCCGTGACGTGTGGGAGGATGACAACGCGAAAGCGTACCTCGGCATGACCATTCCCGACTTTCCGAACTTCTTCTGCATGTACGGACCCAACCTGCAGCCGGGCCACGGTGGAAGCCTTATTTTCGTGGTCGAAATGCAGATGCGCTACATTATGGACGTGTTGAAAAAGATGTTGACGCAGGGCCTCGGTGCCGTCGAATGTCGCCAAGACGTGCACGACGCTTACAACGAGCGCATTGATGAGTTGCACGCCAACATGGTCTGGACCCATCCCGGCATGGAGACCTACTATCGCAACGCGCGCGGGAGGATCGTCGTGAACTCGCCGTATCGCAACGCGACCTACTACGAAATGACACGCACAGCCAATTTAGGCGACTTCGTCGTCGAGCCGCGCCAGTCGTAG
- a CDS encoding enoyl-CoA hydratase, translating to MSYEQILYEVQDRIATVTLNRPDRLNAWTPVMEREVRAAMTEATADEAVRVIILTGAGRGFCSGADMSGLNNASQSTAKSSSPSERLAVMRAEAYALGPIKGGLDLPQAFSYRHAYFPTVPKPIIAALNGPTAGVGLVVALYADFRFASQATVFTTAFARRGLVAEHGIDWILPRIVGLPNAMDLLLSARKITAEEALQMGLVNKVFAPESFMSEVRAYALELATMVSPRSMRVMKNQLFRAQNLDFGATLHASIPDVAESLSSEDFKEGVAHFVERRPPHFPGR from the coding sequence ATGTCGTACGAACAAATTCTGTATGAGGTGCAAGACCGGATTGCGACGGTGACGCTGAATCGACCGGATCGCTTAAACGCCTGGACACCGGTGATGGAGCGCGAAGTTCGCGCCGCAATGACCGAGGCAACGGCGGATGAGGCGGTGCGGGTGATTATCCTGACCGGGGCAGGGCGGGGCTTCTGCTCTGGTGCCGACATGTCCGGGCTCAATAACGCCAGCCAAAGTACGGCCAAGAGCAGCTCCCCTAGCGAGCGTTTAGCCGTCATGCGGGCGGAAGCGTATGCGTTAGGTCCGATCAAAGGCGGACTGGATCTGCCGCAAGCGTTCTCTTATCGCCATGCCTATTTCCCGACCGTGCCCAAGCCCATTATTGCCGCGCTGAACGGGCCGACGGCTGGGGTCGGCTTGGTCGTAGCCTTGTACGCCGATTTTCGTTTCGCCTCACAGGCGACCGTCTTTACCACGGCCTTTGCGCGACGCGGGTTGGTGGCGGAACATGGCATCGACTGGATTCTTCCCCGTATTGTGGGCTTGCCTAATGCAATGGACCTGCTCTTGTCGGCCCGCAAAATCACAGCGGAAGAAGCGTTGCAGATGGGATTGGTCAACAAAGTCTTTGCTCCCGAGTCGTTCATGTCAGAAGTCCGCGCCTATGCCCTGGAACTGGCGACGATGGTCTCACCGCGCTCGATGCGGGTGATGAAAAACCAGCTCTTCCGGGCACAGAATCTGGATTTCGGGGCGACGCTGCATGCGTCGATCCCGGATGTGGCAGAGAGTTTGAGCAGTGAAGACTTCAAAGAAGGCGTAGCGCATTTTGTCGAGAGGCGACCGCCGCATTTCCCGGGTCGGTAA
- a CDS encoding amidohydrolase family protein: protein MAQFDTIIKGGTVVDGTRVPRYKTDIGIKNGKIAKIGRLHGSDATKVLDATGLIVAPGFIDLHTHYDAQLHWDPYCSIGGWHGVTSVTIGNCGFGFAPVYPKDFERALLSLSRNEAIPLEPMKVSMAPEWETFAQWMDHLDRLPLGINLSQLVPVTPLVAYAMGGFTEAKKRLPNAKEVQTSIRLFHEAMRAGAIGWGAQRLFPESTASVQRDYDGSPMISDILPDDFYLAMARALQDYDAGFIQITQSSATSSDQGVGMHRDMNFSTQLAEQSGHSVIYNALVAHEKIVEPMRLQLKWLNDMVAKGIPVYGQAASVRAPFIINFKDWNLFDDNAAWREATLGTVEEKRAKLANSEFRKTVRAEYDAGTPTRDFIFGELHKYIAIKIEHADLREKYLGLSVEEIAKREHKHIIDAILDISVADNLETEWLGPVVNSDPRVHGEMLSSPASIPGVSDGGAHIKFLTLGVYPTDMLSWLVRDTGTLTLEEAHFRLSTLPAHAAQFKDRGTLREGLAADIVVYDLDNLKALPIEIAYDLPAGEWRRVQKAQGYRWIMVNGGVTFEDGKCTGAVPGKLLRSGRSA, encoded by the coding sequence ATGGCACAGTTCGATACTATTATTAAAGGCGGCACGGTGGTCGATGGCACGCGGGTGCCGCGCTACAAGACCGATATTGGCATCAAGAACGGCAAGATCGCCAAGATCGGTCGGCTGCACGGCAGTGACGCCACTAAGGTGCTCGACGCGACCGGGCTCATTGTCGCGCCGGGCTTCATTGATCTCCACACCCACTACGACGCGCAGTTGCATTGGGACCCGTACTGCTCGATCGGCGGCTGGCATGGTGTCACTTCCGTGACGATCGGTAACTGCGGCTTCGGCTTCGCCCCAGTGTATCCTAAAGATTTCGAGCGGGCGTTGCTGTCGCTGTCGCGCAACGAAGCGATTCCGCTGGAGCCGATGAAAGTCTCGATGGCACCCGAGTGGGAGACCTTCGCGCAATGGATGGATCATCTCGACCGGCTCCCGTTAGGGATCAATCTCTCCCAGCTCGTGCCTGTCACACCCTTGGTCGCCTACGCCATGGGCGGGTTTACCGAAGCGAAGAAACGGCTGCCCAACGCGAAGGAAGTGCAAACCTCGATTCGGCTGTTCCACGAAGCGATGCGGGCGGGTGCGATCGGCTGGGGCGCGCAACGCCTGTTCCCGGAGAGCACGGCCTCGGTGCAGCGCGATTACGACGGCTCGCCGATGATCTCGGATATCCTGCCCGATGACTTCTATCTGGCGATGGCGCGGGCGTTGCAGGACTATGACGCCGGCTTCATTCAGATTACCCAGTCGAGCGCGACCTCGAGCGATCAAGGCGTTGGTATGCACCGCGACATGAACTTCAGCACCCAGCTGGCGGAGCAGAGCGGCCACTCGGTCATCTATAACGCTCTCGTGGCGCATGAAAAGATCGTCGAACCGATGCGACTCCAGCTCAAATGGCTCAACGACATGGTGGCCAAGGGCATTCCGGTGTACGGACAGGCCGCCTCGGTGCGCGCGCCGTTTATCATCAACTTCAAGGACTGGAACCTCTTCGACGATAATGCGGCCTGGCGTGAAGCGACGCTCGGTACGGTCGAGGAGAAGCGGGCGAAGCTGGCGAACTCCGAGTTCCGCAAAACCGTGCGTGCCGAATACGACGCTGGCACGCCGACTCGCGACTTCATCTTCGGGGAATTGCACAAGTATATTGCAATCAAGATTGAGCACGCCGACCTGCGCGAAAAGTATCTGGGCTTGTCGGTGGAGGAGATTGCCAAACGCGAGCACAAACACATCATCGACGCCATCCTCGACATTTCCGTAGCCGACAATCTCGAAACCGAGTGGTTGGGGCCGGTGGTCAACAGCGACCCGCGCGTGCACGGCGAGATGCTCAGCTCTCCCGCCTCAATCCCCGGTGTCTCCGATGGCGGGGCGCACATCAAGTTTCTTACGTTGGGCGTCTATCCCACGGACATGCTGAGCTGGTTGGTGCGCGACACCGGCACGCTCACGTTAGAGGAAGCGCACTTCCGTCTGAGCACCCTGCCGGCCCATGCCGCGCAGTTCAAGGATCGCGGGACGCTGCGTGAAGGACTGGCGGCGGATATCGTCGTCTATGATCTCGATAATCTGAAAGCCCTCCCGATCGAGATCGCTTACGACTTGCCCGCTGGCGAATGGCGCCGGGTGCAAAAGGCGCAAGGCTATCGCTGGATCATGGTCAACGGCGGCGTGACGTTTGAAGATGGCAAGTGCACCGGTGCCGTCCCAGGCAAGCTCTTGCGGAGTGGGCGGTCGGCGTAA
- a CDS encoding winged helix DNA-binding protein, which produces MASVAYKPSAEENSAAILLEFFYPFHYKGGMALEDALRCGQLSRKQVAILWLIRAEGEQGKRMRRKDIERSIQTWFEVSSSAITKALRSMARPPLSLVQILEDPQSAREKQVLLTPKGESFLGTMVTEGQKFLQKILEQLTPKEVSSGIHFLERSIAAQEHILSQSPGRNGKKR; this is translated from the coding sequence ATGGCATCTGTCGCATATAAACCGAGCGCGGAGGAGAATTCCGCCGCCATCTTATTAGAATTCTTCTACCCGTTTCATTACAAAGGCGGGATGGCGCTCGAAGACGCCTTGCGCTGCGGGCAGCTCTCGCGCAAGCAGGTGGCGATTCTGTGGCTCATCCGTGCCGAAGGCGAGCAGGGGAAGCGCATGCGCCGCAAAGATATCGAGCGGTCGATCCAGACTTGGTTCGAGGTGAGCAGTTCGGCCATCACCAAAGCCCTGCGGAGCATGGCCCGTCCGCCGCTGAGTCTGGTGCAAATCCTCGAAGATCCGCAGTCGGCCCGCGAAAAGCAAGTGCTGCTGACGCCGAAAGGGGAATCCTTTCTTGGCACGATGGTGACAGAGGGACAAAAGTTTCTGCAGAAGATCCTGGAGCAGCTCACCCCCAAGGAAGTGAGCAGCGGTATTCACTTCCTGGAGCGTTCGATTGCCGCCCAGGAACATATTCTTTCCCAGAGTCCGGGGCGGAACGGCAAAAAACGATAG